GAGCCTCTTTGGAGGTTTCTTCTGCCCCTTGGTTCCAGTTTGCAGCCCTAGTTAGTTGGGGTGCAGGTAAGTGCCCGCTCTCTCTTCAGCAGTTTCACACTTGTGGGACTTGCTGAAAAATTCCTTCTCAACTTGCAGTTACTTCttatatagagaaaaaaacttgAGGCTGTAGATTATGGAGTTATGAAAGAAGTGTTGGGAGATTCAAAGAACAGAACAAAGTGTTgtacaggagctgctgctgttcctcattTGCATTGTTAGTAGTGCTGGGAGGTTTAAAGCGCTCCAGAAgtcttttctctgctttaattATGTTCaagcacacaaatatttctACTTCCTCTTCGTTTaagcaaaactgttttctgtcagATTCTTGTCTGTCAATGCTAGTCCATCTCAACTCTTGTTTCTGATTCCAAAGCATCCAATTCCATTTTGCTCCTAAGCCCTCCAGAGACAGCTTATGGTTATGACACATGGTTAGAACCATGTCATTGCCCATATTTTAACTTTCAGtaccttaaaaacaaaagcactgcaGAATTTCCTGCCCACTGCACTGATACCTCATgtaaaaatctccattttcacACATTGTGACCAGAAATGAGGCATTGTACCAGAATACGAGGTGTGGGAGTTGATTCCAGGGTCACAGCAAGGAAAGCTGTGTGTGCCTGATGCCTCTGTGTGTTGGGCAGAGAGTCGTGGGGTATTTGTGTCAGTAGCCAGGGGAATGGGACCCCCAGCAGCATCTGCCCGACTTTGGGAGTGAAGAGCAGTCCTGTGGCACACAGAACTGAGCTCACCCAAGCACCACTCCAAGCTGAGTCAGAAGcctgaaaagacagaaaaaatgctgctttcaaaaCTACCTGATGGaaagcaggacacagcactgaTGTCACTGGGATGGGACTGGGAATTCTCCCATGTCCGTGTTCCCAAGGCTTTTATTGACATGGGAAGGCAATGGAATGGAGCTGGTGCTCTTGGTGACTCCAggtggagctggcagctctgccttttAATCGCTCTGGATCCGCTGTTGGGAAACAACTTCCAGTGATTTGGTGTCTTCTTTCCAGTGAGGGCAGCTCTGTTTGCCCAGGTGTCTCTGCAGTGCTTTGGGCAGTAGATTGTTCTGCACAGAGTCCAGGAGTTCTTTGTAGAAGAGCTTGCTTTGGGCAGACTCCCCTGGAATGGGAAAGGTTCTTTGTCTTGCCATGGACTCAAACAATCTTGGCATTTGGAGCAGTCCCAGCTAACTTGTGTTTTGGTAAGATCTGTCTGTCTCTTGGTGAGTTCTTACCTCCACCTGCAAGAAATCTCTGTTTTCAGATGTCCCTGGTGCTGTTTCCCTATGTTCCTCCTTGGTTTTGAAGTCTTTCCCTTCCCAGACTTAGACTTCTGGTCTCAAAAATGTTTATAATCCAGTAACATTTGAGGGTTTTCCATCTTTCTGAAGATGAACCACCTCTGTGGTCTGTATCTGCCTCGAGAATGGCTGGGCAAGTGCAATGGAGGCACAGGAGCTGCCTTTTCCACTAGATAAACTCATCCTGCTTCCAGATTTCTTTGTTATGTCTGAAGTAATTCCTGCTTCCATGTTGTCATGTAACTACTCTGCCTGTATTTTCCTGAAGTGTTCCTTAAATTCATAGTTCATAACACTCAGGAAGGATATAAATAGTAACAGGGAGgtaggaaagggaaaaataaagcttttcagGGAATTCAGGAGGAAGTGGTTTCACTTTCATAATGAAAGGCCCCATGAGGGGAAGAAGAGGTAATGTGAGGtgtttcctggggtttttttaacttgtttttaatCTGAATGAGATGCCATTTCTTGCTACTCTGGGGTGTAGAAGTTGGATACTATTTTCAGACAGACTGAGGTGGTCTGAAATGGAAACCCAGGTAGGCCAGTAGGAAGCTCCTAAAGATTAGCTCAGGCATTTTCCAGGAGTTAATTTGCTTCAGCCCTGGGTGTAGAGGTCACTAATGCTTGTGAATTAAAGTACCTGTGCTTGTTCACTTACactgcctttcatttttctcttttcccttttctttgttAAGCATTGCAGGATGTATGTACCGAGTCATTCAGACAACGGGACCAGATGGgaaaaaacttctgaaattgCTTCCCATTTCTAAAACTTCTGGAAGCTTTGTGCCAATAGTTCAGTCTCCAGCCATGCCAAATAATTCTAATGCAAATGTTTCTAGCCCAGTCCATCTTACTTTTAAGACACAGCTTGGCAATACTGCTGCACCTTCATCTGTTAAGATACCTATTTTTCAGCCTCCTAATCCTGGAAAGATTATTCTTAGGAGGACATTAGACAAGCAGGAAAGTGCTAGGGCAGGTTCTGAAAAGGAAAGCTCGATTCCAAGTGCAGCTGTCaactcccagagcagctgtgtgccCATGGATGGAGTGTCCCTGCAGAACGTGGTCATCACAAGCTCCTCTCACCAGAGCAGCACAACCTATATGGTGGTGAACACCAAATCCCTCCCAGTGACTGCCAAGTCTGCAGTGCTGCCCTCCGGACACCACCTCCAGATTCCAGCTGATGCAGAAGTGAAGTCTGTCCCAGCATCTCTTCTGCCACCTGCAATACAGCAAAAaatcctggcagctgcagccaccagtGTGTCTGGAGGGGCCGACGGTACAAAAACGCCGACGGTGATTTACGTGTCACCCGTGAACACCGTGAAAACCTCCCAAGTCCTGCCCAAGTGCTTGCAGAGCTTTTGCCCCAAATCTGCCATGGAAGTTTCAAAGACACTGGTAGTGACAGCTGGCCAAAAGGGATCTGGCTCTTCTCCTGAGCCAGTCACACCTGaggggcagcagtgccagcaggctCCCATGAAGTGGATCGTGCAAGAAACCGCCCCTCTCTCAGCAGCTTGTCTTATCCCTGTAAAGTCTTCAAATAATGTGGCTTCCAAGATCCTGAAAACTTTGTCAGACATGAAGAATGTAGAAGTTaatactgcaaatattttgccACTCTGTTCTAGTGGTCCTGGTGGAAGCCAAACCAAAATCACACCTTTGAAAGATAATGCTCTGGTCATGTACAATGGGAAGATCTATTTATTGACCAAAAGAGGCTCTGATGTTCTGTCAGCCCAGGCTGACAAACAAACATCTTCCTCTTCTGATGCTTTACTAAAAAAGGAGGCACCCAAGCAAATTGATTCTACTGAAGTCAATAAAACAACCAGTAAAGTGGTGAATCTGGTGTTGTCAAGCAAAGGAGTGGTGCTGTCTCAGAAAGACCCAAACCCATGTACAGTCTCCACAAATTCATCACCAGTTGGCTTAAGAAATGACTTAAAATCCacatctgcagctctgcttaCAGCAAGTGCTGATCAGCAGGATCCCACTGTAATCCAGAGACAGAATTTGCCCTTCACCAAGAGCATTTCTTGCAGTGGAGTGATCCCGGTTCCAGCAGTAGGGATGCAGGAAAGTGTGTGGCAAAATGGCAAAGACACGAGTCATTCCCCACGAGCAGCTGTGCTACCTCAGGCTAAGCAGGAATGTGCTGTCAGTGAAGAATGGCCAAAGGTAATAAATCATAAACATGCCACCTCAGTATCTGCTCAGTggttctgtgctgctggttttgggTGGATAAAATGGCCCTTGAAGAGTTCACACGTTCTTGTAACAAGGTATCCTGGAAATGCTGCCCTAAGGTTGGTTCTAGTCAATAAAAGGCCTTTTCCCGATAATTTTGCACTGTGCAAGTGAGAAATGCATAAAAAAGAGAGGGACAGAGGAAAGGTGACTTTTGATTTCCTCCCAGGATAAATGGTCAGCAATAAATGAACTGCAGGGAGGCTGTTCATGGTTTGGGCTCTTAGATGTTGATGCCACATGTTCACAGCACAACgtcagggctgtgcaggggtgATGTGAAGGACAAGTTTGTGGcttcacaaaaggaaaataagttgGAAGAGCTGAGTTTGTCCTCCAGAGACAGCTCTGGTGTGGCACTGTCAGCTCCAGGCTCCACTTGCTCTGGCAGccatgggcaggagctgtgtttccttcctcccctccctgggtCCACATCAGGAACTCTTGAGATCATTAATGCTGCACTGACATATTCTTTTAAGATCATAAtgttgaaaatatattaaaagttGTAAGCCTCCAATCCCCAAGCTCCCCACGCAGGATTGGCCATGATTTCAGTAGCTCCAGAGGCCAGGATGATTTTGtctccagagaaaaaaatcattctgaaaTTTGTGTTGTCCAGGCAGAACAGAAATGTCAGCTGAGTGTATCTTTGCAAATTTTTGACATTTAATTGTTGCAACAGACTGTAAGACCTagttttttgattgtttttcacCTAAAAAATGGTTGAaatatcatttattttcttcagtgttgtGTGATGCTGAGTGTCAGCATTTGCATTGGCTTTAACCTTGGTGAGGAGTAGTTCAGCAAATTAGGAGTTCTTGTCCCTGAATTTGCAAACCCCTGGATTGCAGAGTAAAGACAGTAAAGAGTAAAGACCTGcacttccttcttctttctttgctaCTTTGGAAGGGTAGAACAGGTGATTCTcttgttgcttctttttttttttctgtgattgcTGGTTGGTCTGGACATTTTCTGGGTGTTCCACAATGAACTTGGGGTGTCAAATAACGAGTGCTAGACCTACAATAAATTGCATATAATTTATCAAAATTGGCTTATCTGTGTTAAATGATAGCTGTGTTAAACATAGCTCTGGGAGAATGgcagacaaaataaatgttcacCTGTCTTTCTAGTACCtacttttttatattaatatattttatctatttatatacATGTAGAGAGAGAGAATGAGGGAGTGATTGATGGCGCTCTCgctgtttctgtatttcagatcCAATGTGAAAAAATGGATTCACCGGGAAAGGTTATTCAGATCAAACACCAAGAGAACCAACACTGGAGACAGTTCTtggaattaaggaaaaaatttgGTCTCTCTAAGGAGGAGAGAGTTTACCTTACGAGAATACCATTAAGGGCCTTCTGTGAGAGTCCAGAAGAAGGGGTTTGTTCCAGTGAcagtttggaaaggaaaaatgattcTTGCAGTTCATCCTCATTGGATGTGGAAATAATGAATCATCATCAGGAATGtgttaaagagaaaaaggtaTCTGGGATTTTTCAGTGCTAAATACACTCAGAAAGCAGCGTGTGTTGAGTCAGtacagagctgggggtgtttggAGCCTCCCACCTCTGAATTCTTGTTGTGATCTCGGTGAGAATTGTTCCTAGAACATGTTTGAGATTTCTGGATGACTCGAGCACCCTCTAGGAATTTTTATCCTCGTTTTTGGGTTCAGATGGAGGGAACTTGAACAACAAATGCTTTAGAGAAAACTGTCCCTACTACTGTGGTGATGGTTCTTGCTGGAATAGGGACCAGACCTCGGGATcctgatttatatttataccCTCTGCAGATGATTATGTTTGTCTAGCAGCGCAGTGGGCACAGGCAGAGGAATGCATTTGTTAGAAGAAATTTACTTTTGGATCTGTTCAATTTTTAGAATTACAAATGTTGATATAAACTTTGTCATTGGTTGGGTACTTCTGGAAGGAAGAACTTCAGTGTTAACGCGTGGAAAGGACTTTATCTGTTCAAGTATTTCCGTTCAGCTACGTTTTCTTATGTGTGATTCTACTCAACTCAATCAAAGATGTTCTCAGGTTTTACTAATTTTGTGCTAATATTTGAGCAGATCCGTGGCTGCTCATAATATTACCATTGCCATTACCATTATCATTAACTTTAACATTAAACCATCCCTtagaagtgtccaaggccaggctggacagagcctggagcagcctggtaTCATGGAAAGtatccttgcccatggcagggggtggaatggaatgggatttaaggtctcttccaactcaagcCAGGatgtgattccatgattcaaataataaaacatcTGGGAGGAATTTAGTCTGATCATGGATGTTACTCCTCAGATTGAGGTTTTGGAAATGTAGACATGAAGAATCCTTCTACACTGAATTTTCCCATcaaattagaaagtttttgtCTTGCAGTAGTGTTAACTTAAACAGCCACAGGAGATGATGGAGGTGCCCAGGAAAGGGAGACATGCAGTGTTGACTGAGGAAGGAAATCGGTATTCTGAAATTGTTGACTGGGAATCTTTGCTAGAAAAAcatcaaacacagaaatatgtttgtTCCTTTGCTGAAAGAAACTTCTTCCaagcagtaatttaaaaaagctttcaaCAAATAACTTGTTATTTGTGCCTAGAGAACTTGGTGTTATAATGTAGCTGATGCCAAGTTTAACAGAagtgatttttgtctttctaaCTGCAGATAGCTGTGGACCTGGAAGAGGATTTGActaggagaaggaaaataaaatcttcgCCTTTGTTGGAcagtgggaagaggaggagaactTCCACCAAGTCAGCCACAAGTCCCAGTTTAGAAGTCAGCAGCTCGAGTTGCAGTGCAGTTAGCAGGAGTGTGTCCCCTCCCGCAGCCCCACCGCCGCCGGCTGTTCCCACGGGCTCT
The Parus major isolate Abel chromosome 26, Parus_major1.1, whole genome shotgun sequence DNA segment above includes these coding regions:
- the LRIF1 gene encoding ligand-dependent nuclear receptor-interacting factor 1 isoform X3; the protein is MSRSPEQRPQFIAGCMYRVIQTTGPDGKKLLKLLPISKTSGSFVPIVQSPAMPNNSNANVSSPVHLTFKTQLGNTAAPSSVKIPIFQPPNPGKIILRRTLDKQESARAGSEKESSIPSAAVNSQSSCVPMDGVSLQNVVITSSSHQSSTTYMVVNTKSLPVTAKSAVLPSGHHLQIPADAEVKSVPASLLPPAIQQKILAAAATSVSGGADGTKTPTVIYVSPVNTVKTSQVLPKCLQSFCPKSAMEVSKTLVVTAGQKGSGSSPEPVTPEGQQCQQAPMKWIVQETAPLSAACLIPVKSSNNVASKILKTLSDMKNVEVNTANILPLCSSGPGGSQTKITPLKDNALVMYNGKIYLLTKRGSDVLSAQADKQTSSSSDALLKKEAPKQIDSTEVNKTTSKVVNLVLSSKGVVLSQKDPNPCTVSTNSSPVGLRNDLKSTSAALLTASADQQDPTVIQRQNLPFTKSISCSGVIPVPAVGMQESVWQNGKDTSHSPRAAVLPQAKQECAVSEEWPKIAVDLEEDLTRRRKIKSSPLLDSGKRRRTSTKSATSPSLEVSSSSCSAVSRSVSPPAAPPPPAVPTGSAGASQGRDSEQDAFPRCSDTAHPGISLLLNPEEDASVLEGSFRDDAFPVAPPDLDETIRDEKIKRLKQLLREREAALEEMRREMQQS
- the LRIF1 gene encoding ligand-dependent nuclear receptor-interacting factor 1 isoform X1 produces the protein MSRSPEQRPQFIAGCMYRVIQTTGPDGKKLLKLLPISKTSGSFVPIVQSPAMPNNSNANVSSPVHLTFKTQLGNTAAPSSVKIPIFQPPNPGKIILRRTLDKQESARAGSEKESSIPSAAVNSQSSCVPMDGVSLQNVVITSSSHQSSTTYMVVNTKSLPVTAKSAVLPSGHHLQIPADAEVKSVPASLLPPAIQQKILAAAATSVSGGADGTKTPTVIYVSPVNTVKTSQVLPKCLQSFCPKSAMEVSKTLVVTAGQKGSGSSPEPVTPEGQQCQQAPMKWIVQETAPLSAACLIPVKSSNNVASKILKTLSDMKNVEVNTANILPLCSSGPGGSQTKITPLKDNALVMYNGKIYLLTKRGSDVLSAQADKQTSSSSDALLKKEAPKQIDSTEVNKTTSKVVNLVLSSKGVVLSQKDPNPCTVSTNSSPVGLRNDLKSTSAALLTASADQQDPTVIQRQNLPFTKSISCSGVIPVPAVGMQESVWQNGKDTSHSPRAAVLPQAKQECAVSEEWPKIQCEKMDSPGKVIQIKHQENQHWRQFLELRKKFGLSKEERVYLTRIPLRAFCESPEEGVCSSDSLERKNDSCSSSSLDVEIMNHHQECVKEKKIAVDLEEDLTRRRKIKSSPLLDSGKRRRTSTKSATSPSLEVSSSSCSAVSRSVSPPAAPPPPAVPTGSAGASQGRDSEQDAFPRCSDTAHPGISLLLNPEEDASVLEGSFRDDAFPVAPPDLDETIRDEKIKRLKQLLREREAALEEMRREMQQS
- the LRIF1 gene encoding ligand-dependent nuclear receptor-interacting factor 1 isoform X2: MYRVIQTTGPDGKKLLKLLPISKTSGSFVPIVQSPAMPNNSNANVSSPVHLTFKTQLGNTAAPSSVKIPIFQPPNPGKIILRRTLDKQESARAGSEKESSIPSAAVNSQSSCVPMDGVSLQNVVITSSSHQSSTTYMVVNTKSLPVTAKSAVLPSGHHLQIPADAEVKSVPASLLPPAIQQKILAAAATSVSGGADGTKTPTVIYVSPVNTVKTSQVLPKCLQSFCPKSAMEVSKTLVVTAGQKGSGSSPEPVTPEGQQCQQAPMKWIVQETAPLSAACLIPVKSSNNVASKILKTLSDMKNVEVNTANILPLCSSGPGGSQTKITPLKDNALVMYNGKIYLLTKRGSDVLSAQADKQTSSSSDALLKKEAPKQIDSTEVNKTTSKVVNLVLSSKGVVLSQKDPNPCTVSTNSSPVGLRNDLKSTSAALLTASADQQDPTVIQRQNLPFTKSISCSGVIPVPAVGMQESVWQNGKDTSHSPRAAVLPQAKQECAVSEEWPKIQCEKMDSPGKVIQIKHQENQHWRQFLELRKKFGLSKEERVYLTRIPLRAFCESPEEGVCSSDSLERKNDSCSSSSLDVEIMNHHQECVKEKKIAVDLEEDLTRRRKIKSSPLLDSGKRRRTSTKSATSPSLEVSSSSCSAVSRSVSPPAAPPPPAVPTGSAGASQGRDSEQDAFPRCSDTAHPGISLLLNPEEDASVLEGSFRDDAFPVAPPDLDETIRDEKIKRLKQLLREREAALEEMRREMQQS
- the LRIF1 gene encoding ligand-dependent nuclear receptor-interacting factor 1 isoform X4, which produces MALEEFTRSCNKVSWKCCPKIQCEKMDSPGKVIQIKHQENQHWRQFLELRKKFGLSKEERVYLTRIPLRAFCESPEEGVCSSDSLERKNDSCSSSSLDVEIMNHHQECVKEKKIAVDLEEDLTRRRKIKSSPLLDSGKRRRTSTKSATSPSLEVSSSSCSAVSRSVSPPAAPPPPAVPTGSAGASQGRDSEQDAFPRCSDTAHPGISLLLNPEEDASVLEGSFRDDAFPVAPPDLDETIRDEKIKRLKQLLREREAALEEMRREMQQS